From a single Miscanthus floridulus cultivar M001 chromosome 8, ASM1932011v1, whole genome shotgun sequence genomic region:
- the LOC136470899 gene encoding probable inactive linolenate hydroperoxide lyase codes for MLPSFVSPTASASVTPPPRPIPGSYGPPVLGPLRDRLDYFWFQSQDEFFRKRAAAHRSTVFRTNIPPTFPFFVGIDPRVVAIVDAAAFTALFDPDLVDKRDILIGPYNPGTGFTGGTRVGVYLDTEEPEHARIKTFAMDLLHRSARRWPVDFRAGVGAMLDTVDAEFAGKATDDKPSASYLVPLQQCIFRFLCKAFVGADPSADWLVDNFGFTILDIWLAWQILPTQKVGLVQPLEELLIHSFPLPSFLIWPGYYLLYRFVEKHGAEAVAYAETQHGIGKKDAINNILFVLGFNAFGGFSVFLPFLVAKVGDAADATGLRPRLREEVRRAMDKDPDADLGFAAVRESMPLVRSTVYEMLRMQPPVPLQFGRARRDFVLRSQGGAAYQVSKGEVLCGYQTLAMRDPEVFDRPEEFVPERFLGGDGAKLLQHLFWSNGPETAQPAPGNKQCAAKEVVVDTACMLLAEMFRRYDDFVVEGTSFTKLVKRQPSPSLSPAAAAGAQQ; via the coding sequence ATGCTGCCGTCCTTCGTGTCGCCGACGGCGAGCGCGTCGGTGACGCCTCCGCCGCGGCCGATACCAGGCAGCTACGGGCCCCCGGTGCTGGGCCCGCTGCGGGACCGCCTGGACTACTTCTGGTTCCAGAGCCAGGACGAGTTCTTCCGGAAGCGCGCGGCGGCGCACCGCAGCACCGTGTTCCGCACCAACATCCCGCCCACCTTCCCCTTCTTCGTCGGCATCGACCCGCGCGTGGTCGCCATCGTCGACGCCGCCGCCTTCACCGCGCTCTTCGACCCGGACCTCGTCGACAAGCGCGACATCCTCATCGGGCCTTACAACCCGGGCACCGGCTTCACCGGCGGCACCCGCGTCGGCGTCTACCTCGACACCGAGGAGCCCGAGCACGCGCGCATCAAGACCTTCGCCATGGACCTCCTCCACCGCAGCGCCCGCAGATGGCCCGTCGATTTCCGCGCCGGCGTCGGCGCCATGCTCGACACCGTGGACGCCGAGTTCGCCGGCAAGGCCACCGACGACAAGCCCTCTGCCAGCTACCTCGTCCCGCTGCAGCAATGCATCTTCCGGTTCCTCTGCAAGGCGTTCGTCGGCGCCGACCCGTCCGCCGACTGGCTGGTGGACAACTTCGGCTTCACCATCCTCGACATCTGGCTGGCGTGGCAGATCCTGCCCACCCAGAAGGTCGGCCTCGTCCAGCCGCTGGAGGAGCTCCTCATCCACTCCTTCCCGCTGCCGTCCTTCCTCATCTGGCCGGGCTACTACCTGCTCTACCGCTTCGTCGAGAAGCACGGCGCCGAGGCCGTCGCCTACGCCGAGACGCAGCACGGCATCGGCAAGAAGGACGCCATCAACAACATCCTCTTCGTGCTCGGCTTCAACGCCTTCGGCGGCTTCTCCGTCTTCCTGCCCTTCCTCGTCGCCAAGGTCGGCGACGCCGCCGACGCCACGGGGCTGCGCCCGCGCCTGCGGGAGGAGGTGCGGCGCGCCATGGACAAAGACCCCGACGCCGACCTCGGGTTCGCCGCCGTCCGGGAGTCCATGCCGCTGGTGCGGTCCACGGTGTACGAGATGCTCCGGATGCAGCCGCCCGTGCCGCTGCAGTTCGGCCGCGCGCGCAGGGACTTCGTGCTGCGCTCCCAAGGCGGCGCCGCGTACCAGGTGTCCAAGGGCGAGGTGCTGTGCGGGTACCAGACGCTGGCGATGCGGGACCCCGAGGTGTTCGACCGGCCCGAGGAGTTCGTGCCAGAGCGGTTCCTTGGCGGCGACGGCGCTAAGCTGCTGCAGCACCTCTTCTGGTCCAACGGACCAGAAACGGCGCAGCCGGCGCCCGGGAATAAACAGTGCGCCGccaaggaggtggtggtggacacgGCGTGCATGCTGCTGGCCGAGATGTTCCGGCGGTACGACGACTTCGTGGTGGAGGGCACATCGTTCACCAAGCTCGTCAAGCGGCAGCCTTCTCCCAGCTTGTCGCCGGCAGCCGCAGCCGGAGCGCAACAGTGA
- the LOC136470898 gene encoding zinc finger protein CONSTANS-LIKE 12-like — translation MAPDDGGGVPCDYCAAQRALLHCAQHGARLCLLCDVPVHAATAGAHERAPLCEGCHAAAAAARCAVHRAFLCAHCARAAGCDAEGHAWSPTRSYTGFPDPADLARILYIDAPRGEVPPPLTLPPAPQKPPDTWVPDLLNVELKPTDLPGSSRSCDEQRIMMNEAVAGGVPAAAAALPTGGGEGDAGLFTQDYYDWYNNLPEDPAVDGGLLDDFNFVDDWSLTAPLVNSLIDEPEAAWWSSSSGYDADPQPLNPSSSYSSETVTRSSTDHAMESLTGNNAAFRLRNSVMSTAANTSTSMTPYQLDLLTPVHQQLSLQQGKTPNPDWLLRPPHRLPPQPCKFFNSGLPMWPPDEFPSRHLGIDEHLAPAALGCTTVLHQDQDAPLQQQAASSVPMPVPVQGSSRDMEARTRLQEKREEAKQRYKDKRKNRRFGKQIMYVSRKARADTRNRVKGRFEKASTSGSGGHGDDYLSTQHGHGHGDRNDDDHPTHS, via the exons ATGGCcccggacgacggcggcggcgtgccCTGCGACTACTGCGCCGCGCAGCGCGCGCTGCTGCACTGCGCCCAGCACGGCGCGCGCCTGTGCCTGCTCTGTGACGTCCCTGTGCACGCCGCCACCGCGGGCGCCCACGAGCGCGCCCCGCTCTGCGAGGGATGccacgccgcggccgccgccgcgcgctgCGCTGTCCACCGGGCCTTCCTCTGCGCGCACTGCGCGCGTGCCGCCGGGTGCGATGCCGAGGGCCACGCTTGGAGCCCGACGCGCTCCTACACCGGGTTCCCGGACCCCGCCGACCTCGCGCGCATCCTCTACATTGACGCTCCGCGCGGCGAGGTGCCGCCGCCTTTGACGCTGCCGCCAGCGCCGCAGAAGCCTCCAGACACGTGGGTCCCTGACCTACTCAACGTCGAACTGAAGCCAACAGATTTGCCCGGCAGCAGCAGATCTTGCGACGAACAACGCATTATGATGAACGAG GCGGTTGCCGGCGGCGtgccagcagcggcggcggccctaCCGACCGGCGGCGGCGAAGGAGATGCTGGTCTCTTCACACAAGACTACTACGATTGGTACAATAACCTCCCCGAAGACCCAGCTGTTGATGGTGGGCTACTGGACGACTTCAACTTCGTCGACGACTGGAGCTTGACCGCGCCCCTGGTAAACTCGCTCATTGACGag CCAGAGGCGGCGTGGTGGTCGTCGTCGTCGGGTTATGATGCTGATCCTCAGCCGTTAAACCcatcatcatcatattcttcgGAAACCGTAACCCGATCTTCTACTGATCATGCTATGGAATCTCTTACCGGCAACAATGCAGCTTTCCGGCTCCGCAATTCAGTGATGAGCACTGCTGCAAACACGAGCACCAGCATGACGCCATACCAGCTGGATCTGCTTACTCCTGTTCACCAGCAACTTTCTCTTCAACAAGGCAAGACGCCAAACCCGGATTGGCTTCTTCGTCCTCCTCACCGACTTCCTCCTCAACCATGCAAATTCTTCAACAGCGGCTTGCCGATGTGGCCGCCGGACGAGTTCCCAAGCAGGCACTTGGGTATTGATGAGCATTTGGCGCCGGCGGCGCTAGGCTGCACGACGGTCCTCCACCAAGACCAGGACGCGCCTCTGCAGCAGCAGGCGGCGTCCTCGGTGCCGATGCCGGTGCCGGTGCAAGGATCAAGCCGAGACATGGAGGCAAGAACCAGGCTGCAGGAGAAGAGGGAGGAGGCTAAGCAGAGGTACAAGGACAAGAGGAAGAACAGGAG GTTTGGCAAGCAGATCATGTATGTATCCCGGAAGGCACGAGCAGACACACGAAACCGAGTCAAAGGCAGATTTGAAAAGGCGTCTACTAGCGGcagtggcggccatggcgacgaTTATCTGTCAAcacagcatggccatggccatggcgatcGAAACGACGATGATCACCCCACACATTCCTAG